CCCCATGCCATTTTTATGATGAAAGTTATTTTGGCTGACAGCAGCAAGCTGCCAACAGACTACAAAGACGTGGACCTGACGGTGTTGACTAAGAACACTGGAGCTAAGGACATTGTAGCTAAGTTTGGCGAGATCTTGCGGTTGGGGAAAAAGTTTAATTTATTCTACTAAGTCACTACAGATATAATTATGCATATCGAAGTCATAACAATACCAAATAAACATTTTGCTAAATCACGAGGCGACGACACCTTTCTCACACCTTTCTGTTATCAGAAATCTAATCAGTTAAGGCAAAGACCCCTTGAGATAGAAGCTCGCTCCGATCTTGCTGTCGTACATAACCAGAGTACCAATTAAGTAGTGAAGCAGCATGGACAGTTTACCAGATATTTGCAATCTTGGCCACGTGATCGAGCCCCACCTTTCCGGAGGAAGCCTTCGCAGCTACCAAACCAACAGTCTGACGCAACCGGGCGACAATTACGGCAGCGTTCTGCTATCAATACGCGCTCAGGTGCTTCGCCCAGATGGAGAGCTTTATGAAGAGAATCTGGTGGCCAAAGTCCCACCTACAGATCCAAAATTCTGGCAATTCATTCAGCCGGAAAGGACTTGTCTCACTGAAAATGCAGTATATAAAATACTGGCGCCTGCCTTAGCCACACTACAGGAGGAGGCGGGAATCCCGCAGGCTGCCAACTTTGACGGATTCGCGCGATACTACGGCTCACGGACATCGCTTGATCCGAGCTGCCAGCTGGTGGACAAGCATGCCATATTGGTATTGGAAAATTTGCGAAGCAGCCACTACGTCCCAGGCCAGAGGCTGCAGCCCTACGATCTATCTCACACATTGATGGCGCTTACATACATGGCCCAGTTTCATGCGCTTCCTCTTGCATTGCGGCTACTGAAGCCACATTTATTCCAGGAGCAGATTAAACCTTTCTTCGACAAATTCGATTGGCATGCGGCGGCGCCAGAGTCGAAGGCCATAATGAAAGCGGAGACACTAGAAGACATACGAAAAGCGACCAACAATAACGAGGAGTTGATATCCCGCGTTAAGCAATTGTCAGACGAGTTCTTCGACTTCCTTGCAGCTCCCTCAAACATGCCGGATGGACAATTCACTAGTATAATCCACTCGGACTTCTGGATTAACAATCTGATGTTCCAATACGGTCAGTCAGGCAGGAACCCCTCTTTTTAAAAGTACACAAGCATCTAATATACGTAGTTCTTTTTTCAGGCCCCTCTGGCACGCCCACTCACTTGAAAATAATCGACTTTCAAACAGCACAATACGATTCCGTTGTGCATGACATAATCTCGTTTCTGTTATCAAGCGTTGATATGCCTATCTTGGAGCTACACTTCGAACACATGTTGGAGGTCTACTACAAGGAATTTATAAGCTGTCTGGATCGAGTGGGGGCAGAGGTATCAGGATACAGCTACGAAGCGTAAGATAAGGGAATGAAGCCGTAAGAGATTGTGTTTAGTATTGTGTACCGCTGCTCCACAGATTTCGGGCGGAGGTGAAACGTGTTGCTTACATCCAGGTGCCCCATGCCATATTCATGACGCGATTTATCCTAGCCGAGAATGTGAATATGACCACCGAGCAAAAAGAACACCATCAGCTGGCCGAACTTCTGAAGAACACGGGCTCGGAGCGCATATGTCACAGACTGAACCAAATTCTAAGCATAGCACAGCAGCTCGATATATTGTACTAGACTAATCAATGATGCTCCCTCGTAGTTATTATTGACTAAATTGACTAAATGACTGATTATAATGTGAATTTGATGGGGTAGCTAATTGTCACATTTTGCACTCGATACAACTCATGTTTGTCAGTAGTCGAATACTCATTGGGCTCATTGTGTTTTATCGTTGGAAGCTCAGAGAACATGCGATTTGCTTGGAGCACTCTTGTGTGCATCATCGCTTGGATAATGATGATGTTGACTGGCCACCTAGAAATCGAGAGCAAGGAGGTTTGTATTCGTGTGTCCTCACCAGCAGAAGTCTAACCATATCAGAACGCTCTCACTAGAACTGTTACAACGTGATTCTAACCTACGCAAACTGGACAGACGACCGTCCCCGGTTTGTAGTGAACATGACATTTTCGAACCAAACTGGGATTGGCTCCCTTACCACAATCAACGAGGAGATCGCCTCGCCTGTGTCCCGAATCCTAATCGTTCAGCGCTCCAGCAAGGAGAAGCCCCGCACCATATACAATGCCTCCACCAGATTGTGCGACTTGCAAAATGTTTTCAACTCGGTCCCGCTGTTCAAGCCCGTCAAGGACAACGTGCTGAAACAAAGTAACTACTCACTCAGCTGTCCGCTCACCAAGGGAACCTACGCCATGAACAACATGCGTATCAATCCAAAGAACCCGCTCCTGGGCTTGCTCTATCAGCCGAAGCACTCCTTCACGGTAAAGGGAGGACTATATGAGGAGCTGCCCCGCGGCCGGATAAGGCCGTTGTCTACTTATTTTATGGCGGGCAAGGTTATAAAAAAGTCCTGTGGTGCCAACGAATGAGTCGGCAGGAAGAACGTCTTGTCTCAGCAAAATAAATCAGCATTCAACAAAAACACCTGTCCTGCTCTCGATTACCTCTTGTGGAACTTGTGAAAATGCATCGCTCCAGTTAATCAAGGAGATTGATGTCAATCACAAAAGGCCATGCTGACTGTGTGACAAATTACTTGGACGTACATTCTGTATACTGCTACATCCCCAAAAATATGCTTCCCCAAATTAACAAACCGATTCAATTTTATAATAATAAGTGATGAACAATAGTtgtttaacaaaaaataaaaatgatcaatacaaaataaaaatttaaaaataaagcAGTCGCCTACCTCCTTAAAAATTTACCTAATCCTAAAGAAAATATCTTCATTTATCGGGTAAAATTATTTGTTCATTAAAAGTTCACATGAAAAAGCTTTTAAAACGGCAATAAACTGAAATAAAGGTCTGAAATTTCTCTTTTCGCCTATTTTGAAGGTTGGTTTGATTTAAAGTTTTTCTTTGGATCCTTGCTGCTTTGTAGCAACAGCTTTTAAAAAGGTTGATTCGCTTTTACATACGAGTCCTATTGTGCTTCCAAGCTAATTATCAGAAATCGTAGCGACCAAACCAATATGGAGCGAAAACTACTGCGAGTGCTCTTATAGGTCTTCGAAATAATTTTGGGATGCCTAATGAGCAACTGGAGCAACAgggaatggaatgggatgCAGTTGCTACAATTTCTGTGCTGGAGGGCTAAATTGAGGAGCTGGACTGATAAGTGAATGAACTCATGGACTTACATATATGAGTGAATGTGTAATAATGAACTGTACGCAGAAACAAAGAAACAAAGTATCCCCAAAATTATTAATATGCACGTAGATAGGTTTAAAATGAGGTTAATTATATCTATCTGACTAGGAAACAAAGAAATGCCGATGACTGTGATGCGATGCTTGTGATGGTTCAGTTCAGTCAACTTTGGTATCATGTAAGAATTCTGCAAGCTGCATAAACAACTCTCCAGTAAACAGATTGTCCACTTATCGCAAGTGCCATATCAGCTGGAAAGAAACAACAATCAAGCTCTTCGCAGAAGAAAGTGTATTTAAGCACAGCATAGATGAATTATCCAAAAATCCAAAAATTAATCCAAAATAGGACATCCGAATCAAAACACATAATtcgaaattaaattaaagCGCAATGCCCgggtctgtgtctgtgccCGTCATCGCTTCTGCTTTTGGTGATTGCCTCGGTGAACTTTGTTTCGTTCAATGCGCCAAGCCAATCAGCTGAAGAACAAGATCACTTGGCGGACGCGTGCGTGGTGCTGATGACGCAAAGATTTCCACTCGCGTGTGCTGCGCAGACAGAGAAAGTAACGACGAGCACGAATGCAATAAATAAATCAGGGAAGAACGCTTTTCTCagatttttaaatttttcGTAGGACAAGAGGGGTATTGAATTGTACcggggaaaaagaaaacaaaatagGAAacggacagggacagggagcAGAGCCTAAAAATTTTCGATTCGCTAGCCATTCCAGAAGACTATATGACGTGAGGTTCTATAGAGCGCTACAGATTAAATATAGCCCCACACATCACGACCAAAATATTACGAATGGCGTGAGCAGTGTGAAATTAGATAAATAGGCCAGATAAAAAGTTATATACAAAGCAACTAATCGTGCGGCCGTCTGCTTTAGCGGAAGACCACGCAATATCGACATCCACCGCAGATAAGGACGAAGACTCGTCTTAGAGAAACAAACCATTCCTAAAAAAATGGCACTCTTCCCAGGTGTTGCATAAACACGATACGTgagaaatttatttttgcacatcAGTCGCAGGATATGCCATTCCACTCGAGTGACAAGTCACACTGCGATTCCATAATCAAACTGTGACACTGCGCTACTGCCATATATTTTTCATCGAGTAATCAAATATGAGGGGCTATTAGTAGTCCTATAAACGGTAATCTCAACGAGCAGTTGGTACAAAACCAATTGAAACAATAAACCCAACGCAGCCCCCAGCAACGATCGCAACACCTGCACCTCCATAAACAGGTTTTGGGTGTTTTGCTTTTGATTTTTCctttattttattgtttttacTGCTTTTACTGTTTTTATTACTCTGTCTGTGACGTAGCCGACGCTATACACTGTAGCTGTAGATCTGGTGTTATCAGTAGTTCGTATTTTATTCCGCATCATCCTGCTCTACCCAAAAGGGCCTATATAAGTTTCTTGACCCAGTTTCGGCTTCGCTTTTTGCCATTCGATGCTGGCGTTAGAGAGTCGATcacatatgcatacatatagtACACACTGAAAATTAATGGGGGTTAAAGTTCTCATATTTCTGGCCTCCGCTGTTCAGGAGCAGGTCGATCAGTAACACATCACGCACCATGGCCGTGCGCcaaaattttttaaatttatatttatttgttcgaacacgtacatatgtacatataggtATAAATGTGCGTATGTGTATAAAAGAACAGTTGTCTTCTCTGCATACAGAACAGGGACATCGATTACATCAATTAAATTTCAGAAGTAATTCCCTTGCCAATGCGGCAATGTTTTTATTTCCACCATGATTTATAACCATTTGATAACGCGACCACTGATAACCAACCACGCCAAAACAGATAGTAACAAGTGCTGGTCAGACTTGTGCAGGCGGAAGGAGCATCTTATCAGCTGTTTCGGACTTTAAACGCCGTACAAATGAACTGAATGTTCAAATTATGTTTCATTGCTTAATAAACCGCCCACAGCCAATGTCTTTTGCTCAAATAATCTCGTTCAGCAGTAGGCCTAAAAATGAAATATGTATTGCCGACTAAAACATTTGCAATGTAGAAATGCAATGTACTTTTGAAAATGTATATTTATAAAGATGTACAAATGTATTTCTTTAGTCCTTATCACAGAAAAGCCGACGATAAGATTGTGGACATTGAAAATACATTTCTGTTCCTTTATTTTGTTCAGCACCAAAACACTTTTCAGCTTATCATTTGATATTATGCAAATGGGCATACAGAAGGAATTGGTTAGGCAGCTGAGCATAACTGGATATCCACAGATATCTACTGCATTGTAAGATGTTGACATCTCGAAACTCGTTCCATGAATTTAGATGAACTTCATTAACGATCTTGCTATGGATTTCGGTGCGGAACTCTCAAGTTCTGCGTTCATAACAAGCCTTAGTCTTGATTATGATTGTTTATGGGAATCTACAGTCTTATatctacacacacacacactcacacataaCGCTGCAACAGCAAACGGGTCTATGAGGTTAAGTGCTTGGCCAAAGGAATGTTTCCGGCCTCATAGAGTATATAGACCCCAAATTGCACGGGTTATCTGCCCTGCTAGGCAATATGGTTTTCATATATTGGAATCTCTGAACCTAGCACACTCAACTCAGTTGCAGTGCtttctctggctctggcaaACTGATAAtatggtgtgtgtgtgtgtgtattcaGTATTATGATGAACAAACCGCCTTATCTTTTGCGAGCTTGCGGCCCGGTCCCATTACAGTTACATGTCCCGTAATCCGCGGGCAGAGTTTTACCAAGGGCATCAGAGCCAGCCCCGACAAACAAGGCGAAACGCGCACTGCAATATGTGAATGTGAACAACGAGTACGAAAACACACAGAACGGTTGGTATAAAGGTGATGCAAGGGCCACAAGTGGCGGCAGTCCAAGGCAAGGCATGAAATCCACATGGTAACGTGGGGCGGAGGCAGAGTCGGGGTGAATAAGCACCCTTTAGAAACGATTAAGGCCACCCCTCTAGGGTCAATCAATATTTGATTGTCATGCGTTAAGGTGCCCTGTCATCAGCAAAATGCACTCGAAGTCCACATTATCAGCTGTGTGTATGCATCGCCAATATACTGCATGTACTAGATGCAGTATACATGCAAACTACTGCATGTTTTCTCGTATGTATTTATAATTTCATATCGAAACGCAGGCACTCGATCTTCAGAACTTTCAGTGTCAGCCCATGCGACTCATTTTAAGGTATTGGTGGGAAAACTTTCCatttaaatatatacatacaagGTATTGCTTTAGTTTTACGTTCGTTCCCCTCGTGCTACTTATGCAAACCAGCCGttctatacatacatatgtatatgtattccTCCACTGCTTCTCACAACAATTACAGCGTGTCGCTTTTGAGAGCTCGCCAGAATAGAATGAAAATAAATTAGACATTTAGTAATGGGTATTTTGTTTACAACTTTGTGCTTTTTACTTGAAATGTTTATATGAATTGCATTGGAATTCTTGATTCTTCAATGTGCTTGTACTAGagatacataaatacatatagaATGTTGTACAATGCAATGCTGGCAAACAGTGAAGATCGACAAGTCTGAAGTGTCTTGTGTACGATATTGTATATATTTtcaataaaattgttttcaaCAGGTTCTACTCAACAACAAACACTACACTACAAAcaatattcatttatgcataACTTATGCATGTATGTGAGGATATGCAAGTGGTTAATCAATATAATATTTGTCTAATTTTCTGATACTCATTTCATCGAACTTTCATTTTCGCAGGGGTATTGAGGAATTCCTGGCAGGCAAATCAACAAATAAACAACTCAAAAGATTGCACAAAACACTTGCATGGAACTTGCAATTACAAATAATACTGGACCGAACATCATGGAGATGTTCAAAACCAATTGTTTCTCTCTTCGTTTATATGTACAGATGTGCATATGAACGTTTTGCATAAACGtaattttaaaattaatttattaattagTTTAAAGCAAGGATAAAGTTTACATTATTTGTAAAAATATTAATGGCAGAATATTTTCAAAATCTCGGGCTCTCTTCATTAGTTCACGCTCAGGTTCACTTTTtcagtttttgtttctgttctgtttcCCTCCTACACTTCTTAAATGCTAACCACACGCTACTCGTGCTCTCTGCTTTTTGTCTTTTTCACACAAGCAAAATTATATTTGCTCCACTCAAAATCGAAAATTAGCCAAATTATCAGCCAAACCACACGGTTCGGCCCCGGTCTGCTCCAAAGTTCAATTATATGCTATGTACAAGAAAATTTTACGCCCACCAGCAGCCTACAGCCTACAcactctctccccctctcttctACTCGTTCAGCAGGCAAGTGCGCACCAGGGCGCCACACACGGCGTACGGGTCGCAGTTGGAGCTTGGGCGACGATCCTCGAAGTAACCCTTGCCAGCTGTCGCAACGCCGCGCGGAACCCGCACACTGACGGCACGGTTGGCCACGCCCCACGAGAATTTGTCGATGCTGGAAGTCTCCAGGCGGCCGACCAGGCGCCGTTCGTTGTCCTTGCCTTCCTTGGGGTCGTACGCCTTGATGTGGCGCTCATGCTGCTTGCTCAACTTCTCGATGGCCGCCTCGATGGCCTTGATTCCGCCGTCAGCGCGCATTGCCTTGGTGGAGAAGTTCGTGTGGGCGCCAGCCCCATTCCACTGGCCCTCCATTGGCTTGGGGTCAAAGGTGACAACCACGCCGTACTCTTCGGCAATACGCTGCAGGATGTAGCGCGAGACCCAGAGATCATCGCTGGCCTTCAGGCCGTTGCTGGGACCCACCTGATACTCCCACTGGGCGGGCATCACCTCAGCGTTGGTGCCGGCAAAGTCAATGCCTGCGTACAAGCAGGCCACGGTGTGGGCTTCCACGAGATCTCGAGCGTACACACGGTCGGCACCAACGCCGCAGTAGTAGGGTCCTTGGGGTGCTGGAAAACCGTTGTCGGGCCAACCGAAAGGACGACCATCCACATCAAGCAGCGTATATTCCTGTTCAATTCCAAACCAAGGCTCCTGGTCCCCAATCTTGTCAACGGCTGCCTGGAAGGCTGCGCGTTTGTTGGAGGGTGTGGGCTTGCCATCGGCGCTGTAGGTGTCGCACAGGACAATGACATCGTTCCTGCCCGGCTTGAAGGGATCTCGGTAGATGGCACGCGGCTTGAGAGTAGTGTCCGAATTCTCGCCATGTGCCTGATAGGTCGAGCTGCCATCGTACTGCCAGTCGGGCAGGTCCTCCACGGAACTTGGAActttgtccaggacgcggTCCTTCAGGCGAATGTTCTCGCCGGTGCCGTCAATCCAGAGGTAGGTGGCTTGCACTCGATTGGCAGGCGTCTCTAGATTACGATATCGCTGCAGGATGCTCTTGTCCAGGGCCGTGTTCGGGGAATTCACCAGGAACGTGGACCACGCTGTTTTTGATGTGCGGAATAGACGGAGCTGCTGTGTTGCGGGAGCAACAAGCTCCTTTTTCAGGAAGAGTCCGGCCACGCGGAATGCCATGGTGATGCTTGATTGAGAAAATGTAGAGAAAATTATTCGTTTACTTCTGTATTGCACTTcagatagagagagatagagagtaAGAGTGTACGTCGAACTGTGTAAGTGCACCAGTTCAAGGATGATTGATATGTGGTGGACGCGAGATGAGGGTCTCAGTGCTCTCCAACGTTCAGTCCTACTTTTCCGCAGCTTGTTTTTATGTAATTACTTTTCGCTCAGCAATTTATTTTTCCTTGCACTAACTGAAGACTGAGTAGGAGTGGGTTTTTTTATCAGACTTACTTTTCACTTTTTTTTGTCCACTTTACGGTTATATATCTTACTAAATTTTTTCTGGTGGTGCAGGGCAGGCTTTTGTGAATTGCGGGACTTGCGCTGTGGTTTATTCCGTTGCTGTGGGAACTGCTGCTGAGGACACCCAATCAATTCGAGGTTTGGAAGGCTTGTGTCTGTGCGACAACATTCACTTTTCGGTCTCGGTCTGTCTCAGTTTTTCTTTATCGCGTTTGCAGCTGGCGCTCactgcggcagcggcagcggcagcggcagcggatGAAGTCTCCTACAAACAGACCCAAGCAAGCCCCAACACAAGTGGGTCCAAAACAGACAATGAGCAGCATATACACGCATACACATTCGAGCACCGCGCAGATAGCGTTGGAAGAGCACCGAATACACAAACAAATTTGCTCTCGCCTGTCtgagagcgcagagagaaccAGAATATTTCAAGGCTACGAGATTAGACTAAATCTACCGTTACTTTAACAAATGTAATATGTGCATTGGTTGTGATGAGTAGATATGTTTGTAATATTTtggatacatacatatgtatgtatgtacacacatatgtTTTCTTTCTTTAGGTGTTAACATTTGTATGATTTATGGATGGCAAAGACAATTTTCTTAGGAAACAGCAGTGGTACACTGTGTATGTTCTTCTGggtgtatttttatttaatgcACTGTACGGTGTACACAATATTTGCTCTCACTTtcgactctctctctctccctctcgccATCGTATTACAGCGCGGCAGGGAGAGAGCTAAGCATTAAAGagatggtggtggtggtgaaTGCATGCGCTCTCACTTCATCGACCAAAACGCTCCTAGACCCATTTCTGGTACAAAGTTCAACACACGCATACATATTTTACATAAACAAGATATTATTGGGGCTGTTGGATCAGCTGTTATTATACATGGTGACTGATGAACGTTTCTCTAATGATAGTTTTCCGATACAACGAATCAgtacagttttttttttttcgtttgaAAGAGATTTGGGGAAAAATCCATTTGAGTTTCTCAATCTAAGAGTGGTTATCAGAGACCCCGGCCAGAATTTGTTATGTACGCTGCCATCCTAGATGCGATCCACCATAACCTGTTGCATGCTTTTAGGCCTTTTACGGTGGGCTCGGTGCTAAAAATTTCAAATCGTATAGTGTTATCTAGGGGTTTTTGCTATTAGAGCAACAGGCACTGGCGGCCATGGCTTTCAAAGTAAGAGCTTGAACAACATCGACTCCAAAGTATGTACAGCGATACACTCGAACACAAAACGGAGTGTGGCCTATAAGCTGCTCCATCGCAGCAATCGGCACGTCCTGATCCAAAAAAAAGCAAATGGCGGGAAACAAGCTTTCAAGCTGTTTTCCGCCTGTCTGACATAACATTTCCCGAGCTTCAGGTCGCTATAACAAAAATACAGCAAACTAAATGAAaatcatacatacatacgtacatactGTGAAGTGAACCACAAGCTCAATATGAATATGTGTGCGAGTACGAATTTCCACCATCCATCCGCTGTATATGCAATGTAAATACATACTTTATGTAGCTCTGTGTGTTGGTGTGTGGCATGCCACTGTGCCGCCTGCATCATTTTCAGTCACGTCACTCGTACTAAGCTTTTCCAGTTGTTAGCATCGTTTCCAATGGATGGCCGGCTTTAGTTGCCTTTCGCAAGCCACAAGGAAAGTTTAGGCCGCTGATTGAATTGCGGTTGTTGCAACAACAAAGATAAATTTTATAATTCAGTTTTGTTTTCCGAACGTCTCATTGAGATTATAATTTGATTATTTGACTCTTTTGGCCAAAGCTTGCGAAGGCCACTTGTTGCTCAACCTGTACCCTGGACCTGTGGCAGGTTTTTTGTGGCTTCTCCAAGGGTTGATACCCCATTACCATGGACTATAAAAGCTGGAAGCAGTTTTTGGAGAATAATAACCTGTAAGTAGTAGTCACAGCAGAGTGGGGTTTTAAACAAAATGTACCCCAACAAGTTTATGCGACTTCAGAGCATTTTTATGAAATGAAATCAGTTGCGAATAACCCACAATGTTCCCCGGCAAACAGCAACAAGGGCCAGAAGTGAAACCGGTTTTTAATCCCTGCCAATCGTTAAGATCTCCGCAATTTGAAAACCTCAACGCGTCTTAATGATTTCCACGGTACGAGTCATCGGAATTGGCGTCTGTcgaaatacatatgtacatatataaactTTGCATAACATTTATGGAACTTTTAACTGGAAACGACTGCACCCCTTTTAAGTAAGCTATCTTGGAGCGAAATTGACAAAATTTGCAAAGGAAAACACGAAACCAAGTAAATTGTGGCATGTGCTTGGAAAATGCCTCCCATGTTAACACACACTTTGTACCTCTTTTCACTTCGCGAAGTCGACAAAATCCACCAAACCGGTTTCCCTTTGCTACATTTTGCAATTCTCCTACTTTGATTTTTGATGAGTGCAGCAATGCTGCGCTTTTAGGAGAGTAAGCTCAGATGTTTGGCTTTCAGAACATGGTTACATGCTTAAACCGAGTAATTCTCAGCCAAGGCCTCTCCTCACTAAACTGAAACAATGTCAATATGCGATGTTACTTTGAACACCATCTTATTGTGATTTGAttaaaaaaccacaaaaaaaggaaaatattCGTATTCACAGAAAACCCTGGTTGTGCCAAAGAAATTCCCACGCGCTATATAATGACCTAATGCCACATAAAATTGGAGGAGTTGGAGGGTTAGCTGAGTTACAGCATAACAGCTGTCAACTTTCATAGCTGTTTGTTCAAACAAGTATTCCCTTATCGCCTGCCGATACAAGGTATCCAGCTATAGAACTGGAAACCCATAATTGTGTTTTCCGGTACATCATAAAAGGTTTCAAAGTACAAGGTACATTATCAACTGAACGAAACCTGCTATCAGAAAGATACTGGCCAAGCTTTTCGAGGCATTCCATACGTCAATGCAATTAGTTTATGAGTCACAGTTTTCCCAAAGCCATGAACTTGTAATTTAACATATGAAATACCCGATTTCGTTATCAGTACAAATGTGCTTCCTAGTTACTTCATTAC
The sequence above is a segment of the Drosophila miranda strain MSH22 chromosome 4, D.miranda_PacBio2.1, whole genome shotgun sequence genome. Coding sequences within it:
- the LOC108161850 gene encoding uncharacterized protein LOC108161850, with the protein product MRFAWSTLVCIIAWIMMMLTGHLEIESKENCYNVILTYANWTDDRPRFVVNMTFSNQTGIGSLTTINEEIASPVSRILIVQRSSKEKPRTIYNASTRLCDLQNVFNSVPLFKPVKDNVLKQSNYSLSCPLTKGTYAMNNMRINPKNPLLGLLYQPKHSFTVKGGLYEELPRGRIRPLSTYFMAGKVIKKSCGANE
- the LOC108161846 gene encoding uncharacterized protein LOC108161846, with the translated sequence MDSLPDICNLGHVIEPHLSGGSLRSYQTNSLTQPGDNYGSVLLSIRAQVLRPDGELYEENLVAKVPPTDPKFWQFIQPERTCLTENAVYKILAPALATLQEEAGIPQAANFDGFARYYGSRTSLDPSCQLVDKHAILVLENLRSSHYVPGQRLQPYDLSHTLMALTYMAQFHALPLALRLLKPHLFQEQIKPFFDKFDWHAAAPESKAIMKAETLEDIRKATNNNEELISRVKQLSDEFFDFLAAPSNMPDGQFTSIIHSDFWINNLMFQYGPSGTPTHLKIIDFQTAQYDSVVHDIISFLLSSVDMPILELHFEHMLEVYYKEFISCLDRVGAEVSGYSYEAFRAEVKRVAYIQVPHAIFMTRFILAENVNMTTEQKEHHQLAELLKNTGSERICHRLNQILSIAQQLDILY
- the LOC108161847 gene encoding glutamine synthetase 1, mitochondrial — translated: MAFRVAGLFLKKELVAPATQQLRLFRTSKTAWSTFLVNSPNTALDKSILQRYRNLETPANRVQATYLWIDGTGENIRLKDRVLDKVPSSVEDLPDWQYDGSSTYQAHGENSDTTLKPRAIYRDPFKPGRNDVIVLCDTYSADGKPTPSNKRAAFQAAVDKIGDQEPWFGIEQEYTLLDVDGRPFGWPDNGFPAPQGPYYCGVGADRVYARDLVEAHTVACLYAGIDFAGTNAEVMPAQWEYQVGPSNGLKASDDLWVSRYILQRIAEEYGVVVTFDPKPMEGQWNGAGAHTNFSTKAMRADGGIKAIEAAIEKLSKQHERHIKAYDPKEGKDNERRLVGRLETSSIDKFSWGVANRAVSVRVPRGVATAGKGYFEDRRPSSNCDPYAVCGALVRTCLLNE